Within Telopea speciosissima isolate NSW1024214 ecotype Mountain lineage chromosome 8, Tspe_v1, whole genome shotgun sequence, the genomic segment CTTTGAGATTATATAAAGTTATATTTCTTTGTGTCACAAAAGATTAATCTCCCCCCTTCTATATTCATTCTAATTCAGGAAACCTTTACTattacctttttttcttttaaaattagtTTGAAATTTCTAGCTGTTGTGGCTTTCCTATTTCATACTCTTAAACATCTTCTTACAATTTTAAATTCCTAGCCGTTATTAACTTCCAATTTTAGACTATAGCAACTCtatatttgaaaataaataataaaaaaacaagtcTGTAAGAAAATCTCAAATTAAGATTTGGTTTCAGAGAGTGAATCTATCTCTAGATTTTCTAACTCCATAATCCAAGAATGTCTCATTCTACCCGTTGTGCAGCTTGCAAATCACTAAGAAGGAGATGCCCTCGAGATTGCATTCTAGCCCCTTATTTCCCTTCAAATGATCCTCAAAGATTTTCCTCTGTTCATAAAATCTTTGGTGCCAGTAATATTTCAAAGATTTTACAGGTaaaacttctcttttttttataatctaTTTTTGTTATCTCAATTTTAATCATGGAAAATCTTTTTTACTTCTATCTTCATTAACAGAATTCTTAATTAATGGTTCCTTCTTTGTTGGAGCAGCAACTCCCAGTCCAGGAACGTGCAAAGGCAGCAGATTGCATGTCATTTGAAGCAACTTCAAGGATTCAAGACCCAGTTTATGGTTGTGTTAGGATTATCTCTCAATTACAACAACAGTTACTGATCACTCAACGTGAACTTGTAATGACACAAGCTCAACTTGCCTTCTACTACGCACAACAACAATAACTACAACAAGAAGCACAACAAGAGAAACAAATGACTCAATCTCAAGTTGAGTATTGTGATGGACAATCATGGTTCTATCAGAACCAGCACGAACACTTTTACTTGGATCAACAACACTTACTACTAGACTTTCATCAACCACCAGGCtttctttagtttttctttttcttcttcttcttcctcaacctTGATTATCACTTATAAGTTGCACTTTAATTGTTGGGTTATTATTCATGTTTGTTCATTAATTGATATTTATTACAATAAAAATGAGGTAAAATAAAGGTTGTCAAACAGTGGAAATGCTAAAATTTCATATTAAGTGGAATAAAGAGAAGGAATTGATGATCTTACATGCTTGAATATTATTGATTAAGGTTTCTACTTGGTTAATCAGAAATTTGAACCATGTTAAATGATCCAATTGTTGAAAATAGGAGAAATTGCCACCATGAActgaataaataaaaatagggataaaGTTCTATGCATTGAGGGCGTAGGGAAAGcacaaacacatgggggtgggcgaaatgacacCCCCTCAATGACCCAAACCCCACCCCTGCGCAATCTTTTTTTAACGAGGGTAAATCTTGTTGTTTCACATGTTCAATGACatcttttgaaaatgacatactGATAAGGACCGAGTATCCCTGAACCCATTCTCCCATTCACAGTAGGGCGAAAAAagggtattgggagggtattttggaacataccaagATTATaagaagggtttgtgaaccctaggatggtgggtgaaccgccatctatgggtggaggaaaacttagtcCTAATGATAAAGTcacttcaaattattttaaaaatttcttTTACCCTCACTTgaataacttttgggaataacaCAAAGGggcaaaagaaggttacaatttCTTACTTCACCACCTTAGTGACAACAAGGTGCACCAATATTTAAAATGCAACTTGCTATTTCATCAATCTGGCGTGGCCTAGTTCCTCTACTGAAACATTGGTGTGGaaatttcatccaaaatttaaactttttcTGTGAAAGGTTCTCATTGGGAGTCTTCCTACAAGGGCGAAATTAAAATCCATATTGCAAGAAGAGGATAGATGCATTCTATGCAATCTTAAGTTTTAAACAGATTGCACTCTTCGAAAATGTTTCTGTTGTTTTTGAATTCTGTGTAGGGGTGAAACAAGGCCGGGTGTTAggctgggttttttaaaaccctagccaaaccttgagtcctcttagttcaacccaagcccaacccggccctaggtccaggcccaaccatgccaagctcagcccgaccctgattgacactgatttttgctagggcccggttggccttgattgaccagtctcatgtgattggttaatggtttggttcatactcaattgactattaaaCTTTTCTTTCGGTTAAAAAGcttagcccaatcttaaaattcTAAGTACTTTTGTTCAATAGAAAATTAGATACtacacaaaaattacaaaatgtaatcaataaattgtaaagcatatcCTAACACAAGACCGGgttgggcttagcccgaggcatCAACCCTAGCCTAATTCAACTTGACCCCAGGCCTAAAAATTTCAATCttaacccaccctcagggttgaaaaatccagccagACCCTATTCGGGCCCAGGACGGGTTCGGACCAACAGAGCCAAAATTACACTCCCCACTTCTATGGGAATGAACTAGGAACAAAAATGTGTTTGGCAAATACAGTTTCCTCCTTGTGTTCTCACGgaatatcacaaaaaaaaaaaagaacagctTTAGAACACGAATGACAGAGCATAAAATTGATGTTTAAGGACAAAAAATTCCTTGGATTCCCAATAAAAATCCCTAAAACCATCCCCAACCCTCAAcatgaacaagagaagggaacccTACCTCGCAATGCAAGTGCCTCCTCCCTCGTGAACGGAATCACATGTaattttcctcctcctcctcctcctcctcctcctctctctctctctctctctctctctcacacacacacatactaATCTTTATACACCTCTGCCGTTTTGTCCAGCGACGTGTTTGTAATGACAAGAGTGACTCATTCTGATATGTAGCTGTTACGTATCTTGGAATAAGAATGGTCTTAATAGTAGAATTGTGCTCGAAAAAAATATCTACACTAGAGAATGGTGAAGGGATGGTTCATTGATAGGGGTTGAATGGGTACATGAGATCTTTAGTGTGCATGCAAACCGCTATTACCAAGAATTTAAGATAGAACGACATGTATTCTTAAACCTATGCGAGCTATTGAGATACCGTGGCTGGTACAAAATAGTCATTCCATTGGAGTAGATGAATAAGTTCATGTTCAGAATCTCATGAGGGGGTCCTGAAAATAGAGTAGTGGAATAAGATCTCAGCATTTAAGAGAGACTATCAGCCGTTATTTTGGCATAGTGTTGAAGGCTATGCTTAAATTGGTTAAGGAATATATTAGAGCACCATCATAAGGGATTCACATTCGTATGTATGGGTTGGGAAGATAATGCTAATGAATATCGTGTTTTTGCTAAAGCATTAGAAGATCCAACCTTGTCATTTCTTCATCCTGCGCAAGGTATATCAAATCAACAATTGTTAACCTTAAATTTATCAAAGTTATTCACTCGTATTATGTGTTTTCAAATCTTTTTCATACCCCAATCATGTTATAGGCAAATATTATGTAGTACACTTAGGGTTCTCGTGTCTCACTGACTATATGACTCCgttcaaagaaaagaaatgtcaCTAGTCAAATTACAGAAGAGTGAGAAAACGGCCCATAACTACTAAAGAATTGCTCAATTATAAACATTCCTCTCTAAGTAATGTGATTGAAGATAGTTCTGGGGTGttgaaaaatagttttttttttttggtaaagagatgTTTATTGATGGGAAAACCGGTTACATGCCAAGGCCTCAGTTACAACAAACTGAGCTAACCAAGGAGTGGATAAAGGCCAAACTATCCTACACTGGTCGGACAGGCCCCTCCTAGGAAAGGAATCGGCAATGCCGTTAACAGCCCTTGGAACATGAGCAAAGGAACACTCAATAGGAGGCGCACAAATGGATTTAATGTCCTCAATGATAGAAGAGATTTCCAAAGGTGCTCTCCTTGCTGGATCTAAAATGCTTGTTATTACTTCCAAGCTGTCAGATTCCACAAAAAAACCTGAAGAAACCTTCCTTGATTGCCGATAATATTCCAGATCCGATTGCTTCTGCTTCCCCCACCAGGACCGAAGGCATCAAGGTTGAAACTGATTCAACATATAATAGGTCTCCTGTATGGTCTCCAAGCAGGAATCCCAGGCCACCGAAGGCTACTCCTATGCTGAAGGATGCATCAGTATTAATCTTAATATAACCGACttagaaggagagagggaggaagattGGGAGCAGAGATTAAGGTTCCTTTAAACACTAATAGTCTGAGCACTATGGAACTTAAGGTGAAGGGCTTCAGCTCTGCGGATTACTTCATGAGGGGACCAATCACCAGTCTTGAAAATGAGCTCATTCCTAGAAAGCCACAGGAACCAACAAATAAAGGAAACAAGACTGAAGCTTCTCCCTACACCGATCTTATCCATCCGGCTGATATTAATCCATTGTTGAATCCAAGAGTGGATTTGAAGGTTTGGATCATCTGAGATTCTGTGAGATAGGGAATACCCAAACCAGACTAATTTAGCATATGGGCAGTGGAGAAATAAATGATCTACTGATTCCTTCGCAGCTCCACAGTGCAAACAGGCCGAATCAATAGGCACTTGGCGAAAATGAAGACCTTCTACAGTGACAAGACCATTGGCGCACATTCTCCACATTAACATCCTGATCTTGGGAAGCGTTTTACAATTCCAAATAAAATTCCAGACCTGATTCGGAATGGTCGGTCTTGAAGAAACTCTAGAGGAGGATGCACTACTAGCTTCAGAGTCTTCAAGATTATTGGAAATCAGGTGATAAGCTGATTTAACAGTAAATATCCCATTTTTTGTACCTCCCCAAGCCTGAAAGTCATTCCTAGATAAAAGACCAAGCTTGATTTTCTCTATGGCTTCTGCTTTTGCTTGTGAGAACCAAAGCTATAACAGGTCCCTCTTCCAACATCTAAGGTGAATATCAATTAAATCAGAGACAAAGGTGAGAAAACAGCCTGGAAGAGCTGGGAATTGAAGTTGGAAGTTTTTGAGAGAAGGGATCCATTTGTCTTCCCAAATCCTAACCTGATTTCCATTACCAATAATCCAGATGAGACCTTCCTTCAAAATTGCTTTACCATGAATGATACTTTGCCAGGCCCAAGAAGGGCGGTGACCCAAACCCGCATGAAAAAAATTAGTTTGGGAAAAGTAGATGGCTTTCAGTTGAGAGCTCCACCAAGAATCGAGATCTGACCATATTCTCCAGGAAACCTTGACTAGAAGAGCAGAGTTTTGCATATCATAATTTTTTAA encodes:
- the LOC122672472 gene encoding LOB domain-containing protein 24-like, whose product is MSHSTRCAACKSLRRRCPRDCILAPYFPSNDPQRFSSVHKIFGASNISKILQQLPVQERAKAADCMSFEATSRIQDPVYGCVRIISQLQQQLLITQRELVMTQAQLAFYYAQQQ